The proteins below come from a single Candidatus Omnitrophota bacterium genomic window:
- a CDS encoding Rrf2 family transcriptional regulator has product MKITYKGDYALKAVLDLALHYGKDVVTIHEISGRIDAPVKFLEQVLLDLKKGGFVESRRGKVGGYLLSKAPSDITVGDVARFIDGPIEPISCVKKGYSDCHDMYRCVFKNIWQDVSEATSNIIDHVTFEQLVSEVNSRQGALVYSI; this is encoded by the coding sequence ATGAAAATCACGTATAAAGGCGATTACGCATTAAAGGCAGTTTTAGATCTGGCGCTGCACTATGGCAAGGATGTAGTGACTATTCACGAAATATCCGGCCGCATTGATGCACCCGTCAAATTTCTGGAACAGGTGTTGCTGGATTTAAAGAAAGGCGGGTTTGTTGAAAGCCGCCGCGGGAAAGTCGGCGGTTATTTGCTATCAAAAGCCCCAAGCGACATAACAGTAGGAGATGTAGCGCGATTCATAGACGGCCCTATAGAGCCTATTTCGTGCGTAAAAAAAGGATACTCCGATTGTCACGATATGTATAGATGTGTATTCAAAAATATCTGGCAGGACGTTTCAGAAGCGACTTCTAATATAATAGATCATGTAACCTTCGAACAGCTGGTTTCCGAGGTTAATTCCAGGCAGGGCGCGCTGGTCTATTCGATTTAG